In Flavobacteriales bacterium TMED191, the sequence GATCATCCTCATTTTAAAAAGAAAGTCCTTAAGGGTGGTTCGTGGAAGGATATAGGTGCATTTTTACAAATTGGTGCAAGAGATTATGAGTATCAAGATAGTAGTAGATGTTATGTTGGTTTCAGATGTGTAAAAAGCCTTCCTTTTTCTGCATCAGGTACTCCATTAGAAGATAGATTTGAGCGTGTGAAAAAACCAAAGAAGAAAAAAAAGAATAATAGACAAAATTAAGTTTAACAATTTAAATCTGATAATATGCAGTTTGCAAATTCAAAATTTTACAAAACAATAATGCCTTATTTATACGGATGGGGTGCATCTTTAGTTATAGCTGGAGCTTTATTTAAAATATTAAGCTGGCCATATGCTAATGAAATGCTTATTGCAGGTATGGGAACTGAAGCTTTAATATTTTTCATGTCCGCATTTGAACATGCACCACCACAATATAAGTGGGAACGTGCTTTTCCTGGGATTTTAGATCCAGATGAAACTAGTGGCCCCACAACTGTAACTCAACAATTAGATAAAATGTTAGAAGATGTTGATGTTGATTCTAAAGTACTTAAAAATCTAGGTGATGGCATGAAAAAACTAAGTCAGTCTGCAAGTGGTTTAGGTGATGTTGCCGACGGAACAAAAAAATATAATAAGCAAATGTTATCTGCTTCAGGTAATTTAGAAAAGATTAACGAATTATATATGGAGCAAATTAAATCTTCTGAGAACCAATTTATGGCCACTCAAAAAATGACTAGTAACTTAACTTCATCTCTTGATCAAACATCAAGATTACACGTGGAACTGGCATCTTTAACAGAAAATTTAAATGCCTTAAATAACGTTTATGGCGGAATGTTAAATGCCATGACATCAAAACAAAAAAGAAAGTAGTATGGCGGGTAATCATATGAGTGAACTGAGTCCTCGACAGAGGATGATTAACATGATGTATCTCGTGTTAACTGCATTGTTAGCACTAAATGTTTCTAAGGAAGTGTTAAAAGCATTTCAAAGAATGGATAACTCGTTAGAGTTTTCATATGGAGAAACAAACGACTATAATGAAAAGCAATACAAAGCTTTTAAAAATCGTGCGGAAAAAAACCCTGAAAAATTTAATGAGTGGTATAATTATGCTTTAAGCGTTAAA encodes:
- the gldL gene encoding gliding motility protein GldL, which encodes MQFANSKFYKTIMPYLYGWGASLVIAGALFKILSWPYANEMLIAGMGTEALIFFMSAFEHAPPQYKWERAFPGILDPDETSGPTTVTQQLDKMLEDVDVDSKVLKNLGDGMKKLSQSASGLGDVADGTKKYNKQMLSASGNLEKINELYMEQIKSSENQFMATQKMTSNLTSSLDQTSRLHVELASLTENLNALNNVYGGMLNAMTSKQKRK